The region caagcaaccccgccccaaccccggcgaggacaccagcacccccccagcacacccaccccccaaaccggcgaggcaggccgccccgggcccgcacaccgcggggcccgcccccaaggccaccaggagacaaagcaagcaccaagccacacccaagggggagaggcacccccgcgccccacccggccgacacagcccggaaagaccccgcaaggagagaccccggcaaagcccccccgagacccaccgccacgcccgaccgcaccatcttgatgtgcttttgctctatgcagtggcccagccaccaacagagaggccaggcccccaccggagaggcccaaatatgtgtaccaacccaccaccctgttatggtgcctctccattccccaatggagaggcacttcccgatcccctgtgtgaatgtgtgtgtttggtgaatgtatggggtgtaattaaaagaagggggatggaggggagcggtgctccccctccagcctctgtggatttatgtgtatgtggtgtaataggccggagggtgtaaaagatgatacaccctccggggggtgacatgttgagatgcgattaaaattggagggattagtagggcaactagaggtgggagggccgcccccacgccactacatagtaacacaggtggcggccccctccacccccagccccaccatccagccccccaagggttgggtattggtgtgtggtgcattttgtgagtgagccagaccagctgggagtggggtgaagtgaacatgtaggaggcctgtccagtgtgagccgggcccgtccgcgtggcgggccacgcgagagggtagatggcgcagacgggcaagtggcactgcgggccccggaacagcacagccggagaccccccccacggcaccccccagaccgcgccggccccgcggagcacggcgacaccccccacccccgggcacagccaggcaccaacaacatcccccggcgccccagggggcgacccccgccgcccgccggccccgcgggccggcgggcggcgggggtcgcacAGGACGGACGGCGTCCGTCCTGTGTCTCCAGCCACAGGACGGACAcctaatgctgtgttcacaccgaatgctTCAGAAATGTTTGTACGTCCAGATTAAATACAAAGTTAatgaataaatgagaaatcttTCCTGTGAGGTGGTGCGATCCGATCCGTGCGTCAAGTGCGCTGATTGAGCGCGCGCTCCCGATTCgtcacattcgcaagagttgacgatgacgtcaggccatcaACACAGACATCGATCTGTTCACCCGTTCAACCatagagtagaagctgtgtgtgaccacctggagcagTATGACACAGcttttataaccgggaccggactaggaaggatttggcgtggaggagaaacagcgaggaggtggtagtagcagataAAAGTTGAGCTTGGATAGCATGagctgctaatcacaccggcttttttcactggtggtttggTGAGCTCGATGcatcgctggtgggcggtgcttcgcttcaaaTGCGCATGTGAAGCGAAtgaggacattttttgatccggCAAAACCTGCGCAACGTTgtgcgtccggtgccgcagaagacgcattcggtgtgaacacagcataaCACCTGAGGGACACATCTGTCTGATTCATATTGCATGATGAAGGCTAATGTAACATATTTGTGAACTAACTTATGGATATAGTAAGGTTAAAAATGTTACAGATTTTATTCCgagtaagaaataaaagcctTCCTTTGGGTATTAcatcactttttaaacaaagagaaagaaagCATGATTTAAGGggggtttatatttttgaacaaaatacatttcaaacaaatgttaaaagaagACGCATTTCTGAGTTCTGTGATACAGTTTTGAACAATCTTGATGTTCACATTAGTTAAGTTAATCAGTTCACTGTCTAtgttcaaattttttttaaaaaaacaaaatattttgctCTTATTGAAACACTAGTTGATACGTTGATGAATGGCACTGTTATTGAGTCGTTTCTAttttttctattctatttttctttgttaaaaTGAACGTTTATTCTGTGTAATGTATTGTATTGCATATGTTTGAAGACAGCGAAGAACAAATACATCTATCTATTAGCAAAAATGCAGGGCCCCTCAGCTAACATAATCATCTAATCTGTTCCAGTCATACACATGCATCGATCTATCCCAGGTCATTTCTGTGTGCTGTCTGCAAACCAGATGATTAAAAGGTCATTCCAACATGCCctaaaatatttaatgtatcGTAGTCTACAGGCTATCCTGTGTCAGTGTCTCACCTGAGTCAGTGTTTTTGGAGCAGATCTCCGTCAGTCGATCTCCTGGACTCCTGTCAGGTGTGTTTAGGAGGTGAGGCCTCAGCAAAGACTTCAAAGTGGAGCTGATGGCCATCAACAACAGTTTGGCATGAAAGTCACAGGCTCGAGCTGCAGTGGCTGAGGACAGTTTACAGAGAGAAGCCTTCACAGCTACGATACGAGTCGCCAGCACCTGAGACAGACAAAGGCCCAGgtcagagagtgtgtgtgtgagtggtttactttgtgtgtgtgagtaaaaCCTGCTGCAGAGCCTGGTTCTGCCTCATGTACTCCTCGTGCAGCTTCTCCACCAAGTTGTGAACCATGCTGGGCTGAACATGCAGTAAAACGTCCCACCAGTCGTAGCCCGTCACCATGCAGTACTCCAGCAGAAACAACAGGTGGCGCAGCGTTGTGTTCATCTCAAGCACCTGACCCATAGAGGGCGACACACGCAGCATGTGGAGCTGTGACAGAGGAAGGAACAACAAGGTGTCAACATCAACAACTCTCCCACAATAAGGAATCCTCAGCAGAAGAACCACAGCTCTCCACATGAAGGAGCAGTGGCTCTACTTTGAGCTCCTCTCCAATGTCAAagctccatttttttttcttcctagaattagtttttgatcatgtttaactTACCATTTTACAAAtgcagagtagccaggattagtgacaagttgtgcaAGCTCAGATTTTTTTCCTTTACTGCATTTTGTTTGAACTAGATATATATTTGTCAGAGTGAAGGTATAATATGCATTTGTTTAATAAGATTGTGTGTTCTAATTTGAAAgggaataattatttaaaaatctgtttattcatcaatttttttaatcttcatcaATTACTACACATTTCAGaggaccccatttaaactacagttgacccaacatggggtcccgaccccaaggttgacaaAAACTGGCCTAGGCTGTCCTGGTGCTGAATGCGCTGACATTCTTATATTCTGACATCATGTTATGAACAAGAAGCCTAATAACTAAAAACTGCTAAGGTGTGAGTCCTCACCTTTCCATGATTGTCGACCCCAGCCAGAGCTAATGAGGTCCAGGAGAACTGCAGGGCCTTAAAGTGGAGGACGGGGCCCGCTGCCCTGCTGCGTTTGAGGGCCGATTCATCTCCAGGCCTCTGGTTGGAAGACGAGGGCCCGAACATGCCCATAGTGTGAAGGGACAGACGGTGGAGGATATGAATACTGCCATCATTAAAGGCTAGTGCTAGACCTGtaggacacacagagacacgtATCCATGCTGTGAGTCACGTTCATCAGCTGGTTAAAGCGCCTGTCCCTTTAAAATAAAGATCCAACTGCTTAAGTTTAAACATCAAAAGCAGCCTTTCTCAGTGACGTTAGTGTTTTTGGTCACATGACTAACAGGTAACATTAGACATAAAATGATTTAATGATGGTGATGTAACAAACACATGGATTTGTTCTTGTATGATAGTCCTGAAGCTCTCTTACCCAGTCCAGGGCAGAACTTGGTGTCCGACGCCACCTTCAGGTCAGTGTTGGAAATGGAGATGGGCAGTTTGGGGAGAGCAATGGCCGACACTCTCTCCAGATCATTTGTGGTTGTCAGAATCCTCCATTTAAGGATAGTAGGCTGCTTTTCCCCCACTAAAGATACATAGATATATCAGAATATACTGTACAACATCtactgtatacacacacacaccacataccgtatatacacaacacaaataaaataatatcactCACCAACAGGTGATCGGTGCTGAAAGATGTTGTTAACAGGAAGTCCCTCCTTCCTCAATGACCAGCACTCAACAATGCTGCCGTTTTGATTGGACGCACACAGGAGTACCTAACCCAGACAAGACATCAACTAgtaatgtttttactggttGTGATAGATAAATTGCTTATATTGCTGGTTACAGTACTTTTTATACAGTTCACAGcagaacatttttttcttatgtgGATCACTAGCTATAATGTTTTCAAAACCGTTTGTACTAAATACACTAATGGTATAAATGCAAAATTCTCTCAGGTCAGAAACTTCAGCTAAGTAACAgctgtgaatttcttcagtggGTTGTGGTTATACTGGTTACAATACTGGTTTATACTTGTTATGCACCTGTTATATAGTTGATAGACAGAAAGACATTTTAGCAGATTGCTAGTTAAACCATATCTATAAAACAGCTTGTATTGCTTACACTAGTGTTACCTGCTCAGAGTTCTCCCTGGTCAGAAACCTCAGGTGAGTGACAGCGGGGTATTTCTCCCTCCTCTGTGGGTCGGTGGTGCAGCGAAGGAACAGAGACGGTAGGAGTTCGGTGTCGATGCGACATTTCTCGCTGACGACACTCACCACCACCTATCACGAGGCAAATCTGGTCACATGGTCTGCAGGCACTATCACAGGTAAAAACTGGCCTCATGTTCTGAATGCACCATCACAGATGTATTGGTGTAACCTTGTAGAACTGGACCGGAGATGAGCTGCTGCCGTCGGTCGCTGCCACCACTATGTTTCCTCCTCCAGTGAAGGCGATGTCGGCCAATGCCACGCGTCCTCTGAGTCGACACAGACTCTCTGAGGCCGTCAGCAGAGCTCCGCCCGGTTTCAGCAGAGACACACTGACCAGACCACTGACCGTCACCGCCAGCCAACCCTCCATTGGCTTCCCTCCAAACAGGCTGAGAGACGGACTGAACTTGACCCTGGAAAACTTCTCCCCGAAGTTAGTGGATCCAGACTGAGCGGGGAGAATGAGTGagtgtcatttgtttttgtgaaaatgtgtgtcggcgtgcatgtgtgtgttaccATCTCCACGTGCAGAGCCAGTTTGACTCCGTTGTGTAACCAGCTGAGAGCAATTATTGGGTCTCCGTCCACAGAAGAGCTCAGGGTGTTTTCCCAGCAATTCACCAGGTGGTCAGACATGGACCAACACTTCACCTGTCCATCAGCGTCAGAGGACAGAAGGCGGGAACCTgtaaaacagacacacagatagCGTAACACACATGTAACCTTTGGAAACCACACAGCTAACAAAATGTTCAAAGCTGAATGAACttgttagattaaaaaaaaacattctaagTGCTTAGTGACTTAATAACaagagtttaaaaacaaaacaaaaatgagaaaagaaaaaaagagctcTTATTATGAAAGTCACAGAGCAGATATAGagtaaatgaaaggaaatgaaacaaaaacccACCACAGCAGGAAGGCTTATTATGAGAGATAgtacacgcacgcgcacgcacacacacacatgcgcgtaCGCACGCACGCAAATTCAATTTAAACAATCTGTCTTAATATTGATAATAAGTATACGTCTAGTCATCTACTCACATCCAAATTCAATTCTAATATctcaaacatgttttaatactgtGTCTGTTATCATCAGACACTTGCAGGGTCAAGCCTTTACCCAAACACACTAAAGGTTTTTTGATCCAACTCGACATTACAActggaaacaaacaaaagcagacTGAGAATCAGTAGATATCAGGTCAAATAAATGCTGCAGTGTGTCGGGCCCTGTGGATCTTAAGTTCAGTGATAGTAAGAAGCTTGACCTAAATATACAATAGCGCATTCAATAACTATATATCCCCCCCTGTtttcctttcacaataaaatatctGGTGTAGGCTTACAGAGGCGGActctgtaataaaaaaaaaggcagtggctatggTTAAATGTATCCATAGACTTCCactctatgcatacgcagcgcccctcattggccagtttaggtcatgtgataggtgcaccacgtgacctaAAGTTCAGTCAGTTATATTTcagttcatatttatttttagctactccactaacccttttattttagccctaaccctaactgtaacccAGGaaaaaccctaaaatgtttatttttgtctgatatgtatttgtaaaggtggaatttgccgtgttaaatatgttaaaatgaaaaaaaaaaaaatgtatatcaaaaGTGGGATTTTAACCCACGTTAGCGTAAGGAAAAATCCTTGAGTGCGGTGCCTTAGACCACTGAGAAAGACACTTGGTGAACGTTTGAGAGAGTTTGATATGTTCAAAAAAAGGAGCAGTACAGTTTCAGCtttaggctccgccccctgtgattACTCTTACCTGAATGATCCCACTCGAGACAGGAAATGACCTCAGAGTGACCAGAGTTAATGGAGAAGACATCCCAGGGATGCTCAGTGTCCATGATGTGGATCATATGACTGACATCTGGAACAAACAACCTTACTGTCAAAAtgtctgtctgtatgtgtgtgtgtgtgtgtgtgtgtgtgtgtgtgttacccttGCTGTCTTCCTCAGTCTTTATGTCTGTGCTGAAAGCCACGAGGTTCCTGCAGGACCAGGAACAGATCAGAGGAACAGATGGACAGTGACTGTTCCTCTGACGTTTGTCCCAGTCACACACATAGGCCAGCTCCATCCTCAGACCTTCAACATCACAGTTATCAATGATAGTATCATCATCATAAATGTAATACTTGATTTAAAAACCAAAGCAAAACAAGAACgatcttaaatatatatataaaaaaagcagATAACTTACAATTAAATCAAATGAATATTTCAAataagcagaagaagaagaagaagaagatccgCAGTCACCTGATAAAACGGTCACTGGTTGCTTTG is a window of Gouania willdenowi chromosome 13, fGouWil2.1, whole genome shotgun sequence DNA encoding:
- the med16 gene encoding mediator of RNA polymerase II transcription subunit 16 isoform X1; translated protein: MELAYVCDWDKRQRNSHCPSVPLICSWSCRNLVAFSTDIKTEEDSKGNTHTHTHTHTHIQTDILTVRLFVPDVSHMIHIMDTEHPWDVFSINSGHSEVISCLEWDHSGSRLLSSDADGQVKCWSMSDHLVNCWENTLSSSVDGDPIIALSWLHNGVKLALHVEMSGSTNFGEKFSRVKFSPSLSLFGGKPMEGWLAVTVSGLVSVSLLKPGGALLTASESLCRLRGRVALADIAFTGGGNIVVAATDGSSSSPVQFYKVVVSVVSEKCRIDTELLPSLFLRCTTDPQRREKYPAVTHLRFLTRENSEQVLLCASNQNGSIVECWSLRKEGLPVNNIFQHRSPVVGEKQPTILKWRILTTTNDLERVSAIALPKLPISISNTDLKVASDTKFCPGLGLALAFNDGSIHILHRLSLHTMGMFGPSSSNQRPGDESALKRSRAAGPVLHFKALQFSWTSLALAGVDNHGKLHMLRVSPSMGQVLEMNTTLRHLLFLLEYCMVTGYDWWDVLLHVQPSMVHNLVEKLHEEYMRQNQALQQVLATRIVAVKASLCKLSSATAARACDFHAKLLLMAISSTLKSLLRPHLLNTPDRSPGDRLTEICSKNTDSDIDNVMISLKTEEFVLDGPPLQSLQQLIQWVGDFVLYLLANLPNQGSMVRPGFGFMRDGASLGLLREMLVMIRIWGLFKPGCLPTFTATSDNQDSLKLLFRLLTRLWLCSRDDGPAQDPDEGLIDECCLLPSQLLVPSMDWLPVNDGVIVRLQGKQPLRLLFGNANLSGGSAPQELFNRCSGSQRTDHLRCVFLGVCPTEESKACTRCGCTTMLRSPYKTNAMKQWEQRWSKNCLCGGLWRRIPHTHS
- the med16 gene encoding mediator of RNA polymerase II transcription subunit 16 isoform X2 → MELAYVCDWDKRQRNSHCPSVPLICSWSCRNLVAFSTDIKTEEDSKDVSHMIHIMDTEHPWDVFSINSGHSEVISCLEWDHSGSRLLSSDADGQVKCWSMSDHLVNCWENTLSSSVDGDPIIALSWLHNGVKLALHVEMSGSTNFGEKFSRVKFSPSLSLFGGKPMEGWLAVTVSGLVSVSLLKPGGALLTASESLCRLRGRVALADIAFTGGGNIVVAATDGSSSSPVQFYKVVVSVVSEKCRIDTELLPSLFLRCTTDPQRREKYPAVTHLRFLTRENSEQVLLCASNQNGSIVECWSLRKEGLPVNNIFQHRSPVVGEKQPTILKWRILTTTNDLERVSAIALPKLPISISNTDLKVASDTKFCPGLGLALAFNDGSIHILHRLSLHTMGMFGPSSSNQRPGDESALKRSRAAGPVLHFKALQFSWTSLALAGVDNHGKLHMLRVSPSMGQVLEMNTTLRHLLFLLEYCMVTGYDWWDVLLHVQPSMVHNLVEKLHEEYMRQNQALQQVLATRIVAVKASLCKLSSATAARACDFHAKLLLMAISSTLKSLLRPHLLNTPDRSPGDRLTEICSKNTDSDIDNVMISLKTEEFVLDGPPLQSLQQLIQWVGDFVLYLLANLPNQGSMVRPGFGFMRDGASLGLLREMLVMIRIWGLFKPGCLPTFTATSDNQDSLKLLFRLLTRLWLCSRDDGPAQDPDEGLIDECCLLPSQLLVPSMDWLPVNDGVIVRLQGKQPLRLLFGNANLSGGSAPQELFNRCSGSQRTDHLRCVFLGVCPTEESKACTRCGCTTMLRSPYKTNAMKQWEQRWSKNCLCGGLWRRIPHTHS